The nucleotide sequence CCGATGCGCACCGGGCCGTTCGGCTTGCTCCAGACCATGGCCGACGCGCTGAAGCTCCTGGTGAAAGAAGACGTCATCCCGGCCGGCGCCGACCGGTGGGTCTTCGTCCTTGCTCCCATCGTGACGTTCGTCCCGGCCCTGCTCATCTACGTGGTCGTGCCCTTCGGGGAGCGTCTCGTGGTGCAGGACCTCAACATCGGGGTGCTCTTCGTGGCCGCGATGACGTCGGCCATCATCCCGTCGTTCCTCATGGCGGGATGGAGCTCCAACAACAAGTGGTCCGTCTTCGGAGCGCTGCGCTCGGCAGCGCAGCTCGTGAGTTACGAGGTGCCGCTGGTGCTGGCGGTGGTGGCGGTGGTGATGCTCACCGGCAGCCTGAGCCTGGTCGACATCGTCGAGGCCCAGCGGCGGTGGGGCTGGTTCATCCTGCTGCAGCCCCTCGGCTTCCTGGTTTACTACACGGCGGCGCTGGCGGAGGCCAACCGGGCGCCCTTCGACCTGATCGAGGCGGAGTCGGAGCTCGTCGCCGGCTTCAACACCGAGTACAGCGGCATACGGTGGGCCATCTTCTTCCTGGCGGAATACGCCAACTTGCTGTCCGGATCGGCGATCGCCGCGACGCTCTACCTGGGCGGCTGGAACGGGCCGTGGCTGCCGCCGTTCGTGTGGTTCCTGATCAAGACGTACTTCTTCGTGTTCCTCGCCATGTGGATTCGCTGGACGGTTCCCCGGATCCGGGTCGACCAGCTGATGAACCTGGGTTGGAAGGTGCTGCTGCCGCTGTCGCTGGTCAACCTGGCACTGACCGGCGTGTACGTGATGGTTCGCTAGGACTCGGGAGGGTCATGGGGGGTGCAGGAGTGAACTTCCTGCGCGTGACGGGCGTTGCGCTGTGGAATACGCTGGTGGGCATGGGCGTGACGATCCGCAACATGCTCTTTCGCCCGCGCATCACCATCCAGTACCCGGACGAACGCCACGACCTGCCCGTGGGGACCCGGGGCATCCCGGTGCTCCTGTCGGACGAACAGGGCGAGCTGAAGTGCGTGGTCTGCGAGCTGTGCGAGAAGATCTGCCCGGTGCACATCATCGAGATCAAGTGGCACCGGGATGAACAGAGCCGCAAGAAGGTCCTCGACGAGTTCAACCTCGACGCGAGCCGGTGCATGTACTGCGGACTGTGCGCGGAGGTGTGCCCGGCCGAGGCCATCGCCATGTCGGATCACTACGAGATGGCCGAGTACGAGCTCTCCTCCCTGGTGTATGACAAGGAGAAGCTGCAGCAGCTCGGGCTCCCGCAGAAGACGCCGATCATCAACTTCGGAGTGAAGACGGAGGGGCAGCCGGTCAAGCGATGAGCGCCATCCAGGTCATCTACCTGCTCGTGACCGCCGCGACCCTCTTGTGCGGATACGGGGTCGTGGCGTCCTCCAGGCTCATGCACTCGGCTCTGTGGCTCGGGGCGACCTTCGTCGGCATGGCGGCCATCTTCGTGCTGCTCGACGCCGACTTCCTGGCCGCCGCCCAGATCCTCATCTACGTCGGGGCCATCACCACCATGATCCTCTTCGGCATCATGCTTTCCGACATCCGGGACCTGCGGCCCGAGCCCGGCGCCCCCGTGTGGACGAGGCTCCTGCGCCTGGTGCTGTCGCCCCGGCGGGGGCTGCTGCCGCTCCTGGCCGCGGTGGGCTTCACCGCCGCGCTGTGGGTCGTGACGGCCCGCACGCCCTGGCCGGCGGAGCCGGCCGCCGCTCCGGACAACGTGACGGCGTCCATCGGCGACGTGATGTTCAGCCAGTACGTCTTGCCCTTCGAGATCGCCTCGGTGCTGCTGCTCGTCGCGCTGGTGGGCGCCATCGTGCTGGCCATGCGGGAGGAGGTGCGGTCCCGGTGATCCCGCTCCACTGGGTGCTCGCCACGAGCGCCCTCCTGTTCGGGCTGGGGCTGTACGGAGCGCTGGCGCTGCACAACGCGGTGCGAATCCTCATGTCCATCGAGTTGATGCTCAACTCGGTCAACCTCAACCTCGTCGCCTTTTCGCGCTACCTGCACCCGGACCAGCCCAAGGGGCTGATCATGGCCATCTTCATCATGACCGTCGCGGCCGCCGAAGCGGCCGTGGGGCTCGCCATCTTCCTGATCATCGCCCGCAACCGGACCGACGTCGACGTCGACAAGATTCACCTGTTGAAGGGGTAATCGAGGGGATATGGCTGCCGTTGCCTGGCTGGTGCCTCTCATCCCGGCCGCGTCCTCCCTGGTGCTGGCCTTCTGGGGGCGCAGGCTGCCCCGGCAAGGCGATTGGTTGGGCATCGGGGCAGTGGGCCTGTCGTGGCTCCTCTCGCTGGGGATCCTCGTAGACGCCCTCGGGGGAGGGCGGGCGGCGGGAGCGTGGACCTGGGCCCAGTTCGCGCCCGCAGCGGCCGGCTCTGGGTCCGTGAGCGTCGGCTTCCTCCTCGACCCCCTGGCGGCGGTGATGCTGGTGGTGGTCACCACCGTCAGCCTGGCCGTCCACGTCTTCTCTGCCGGCTACATGGAAGGCGACGTCCGCTACAAGCGCTACTACGCGATGCTCTCCTTCTTCACCTTCGCCATGCTGGGCCTCGTGGTGGCCGACAACTTCTTGCTGCTGTTCATCTTCTGGGAGCTGGTGGGGCTCGCCTCGTACGTGCTCATCGGCCACTACTACGAGCGGGCCGATGCCCGCTACGCCTCCATCAAGGCGTTCTTGACGACCCGGGTCGGCGACGTCGCCATGTTCGCCGGGATCATGGTGCTGTTCCGGGAGACCGGGAGCTTCCACTTCGGGACCATCTTCCAGGCGATCTCGGCGCACCAGGTTGCTCCGGCGACGTTGACACTGGCCGCCGTCCTGGTCTTTGGCGGGGCGGTAGGCAAGTCGGCCCAGTTCCCGCTGCACGTCTGGCTCCCCGACGCCATGGCCGGCCCGACACCGGTGAGCGCCCTCATCCACGCGGCCACCATGGTGGCCGCGGGCGTGTACCTGGTCGCCCGGGCCTTCGGGGTGTTCGTCGCCTCCGCCGAAGCGCTGCAGGTGGTGGCCTGGATCGGAGGCTTCACGGCACTGTTCGCGGCGACGATCGCCCTGGTACGGGAGGACATCAAGCAGGTACTGGCCTACTCCACGGTGAGCCAGCTCGGGTACATGATGATGGGGCTGGGGGTGGGGGCGTACACGGCAGGCTTCTTCCACCTCACGACCCACGCCTTCTTCAAGGCGCTCCTGTTCCTGGCCTCCGGTAGCGTCATCTACGTGCTCCACCACGAGCAGAACATGCACCGCATGGGCGGGCTCGCCCGGAAGATGCCCATCACGGCCCTCACCTGGGTGGTGGGCGCGGCGGCCCTGGCCGGCATCCCGCCCTTCTCCGGCTTCTGGAGCAAGGACGAGATCCTGCTGGCAGCGTACCACTCGGCCACGCCGGCCCTTTTCTGGATGGGCCTTGCGGGTGCGGTCCTGACCGCCTTCTACGTGACCCGGGCCACATGGATGGTCTTCTTCGGCCGGCCCCGCGACCAGCACCTGTACGACCACGCCCACGAGGCGCCCGCAGTCATGACCTGGCCGCTCGTGGGGCTGGCGGTCCTGGCGGCGGTCGCCGGTTTCTGGAATGCTCCCGTCACCCATTTCGCGTTCGGGCGGTTCGTTTATTTCGGGGAGCCGCACGAACTGCCCCCCAGTGGCCTGGTGACCGGCCTGGCCGTCGGTGGAGCTCTCCTGGGCGTGCTGGGAGCACTCGTCATCTACGCGTGGCGGTGGATTCCGGCCGAGTGGGTCGTGCGGACGCTGCGGCCCGTCCACACGCTACTCAAGCACAAGTACTACGTGGACGAGGCGTACCACTGGCTGTTCGTCCGGGGTACGGTGGCCCTGGCGAGGTTCCTCGGATGGTTCGATCAGGTGGTCATCGACGGGCTCGTCAACGGCGCCGCCGCCTTCACGAGAGGGCTTGCCGATGGGAGCCATTTCGTCGACCAGCAGGTGATCGACGGCACCGTCCATCTGGCGGCGACGAGCACGGTGGCGGCCGGCAACCAGTTGCGCCGGGCCCAGGTGGGCTACGTGCAGGCGTATGCTTTGACGCTGTTCGTCTCCGTGGTGGTCGGGCTCATCATCTTCACGATGGGAGGCTAAAGCCTCGACATGCTGAGTCTTCTGGTCTTTGCGCCGCTCATCGGATCCCTGGTCCTGGTGTTGATGCCCAAGGACGACAAGCCACTGCTGCGCAGGACGGCGCTGGCCTTTTCGCTGGTCCCGCTGGCGGTGGTGCTGGTCCTTTGGACCCGGTTCGACACCACCGTCCAGGGCATGCAGTTCGTCGAGCGGGTCCCCTGGATCCCGAGCGTCGGCATCCAGTACTTCCTGGGGGTCGACGGCATCAGCTTCCCCATGCTGATCGTCACGGCCCTCGTCACGACGCTCGCCATCCTGGTCTCCTTCAGCATCGAGGAGCGGGTCAAGGACTTCATGGCCCTCATGCTGCTGCTGGAGACGGGCATGCTGGGGGTCTTCGTCTCGCTCGACTACTTCCTGTTCTATATCTTCTGGGAAGTGGTCCTGGTGCCGATGTACTTCATCATCGGCATCTGGGGCGGGCCCCGGCGGGAGTACGCGGCCATCAAGTTCTTCATTTACACGCTGCTCGGCTCCGTGGTGATGCTGGTCGGCATCCTGGCCCTGTACTTCCAGAGCGGCCTCGGCACCTTCGACATGCTGGAGATCGCCGAGAAGGCCCGGCTGGCGCCGACGGCCCAGTACTGGATCTTCCTGCTGCTGTTCTTCGGCTTCGCGGTGAAGGTCCCCGTCTTTCCGTTCCACACCTGGTTGCCGGACGCCCACGTCGAGGCCCCGACCGGCGGCAGCATGTTGCTGGCGGGCGTCTTGCTGAAGATGGGCACCTACGGCTTTTACCGCATCAGCTACCCCACGCTGCCTGACGCCGCTCGGGCCTTTGCCATCGTCATGGGCGTCCTCGGCGTGATCAACATCATCTACGGCGCGCTGGTCGCCATGGCGCAGAAGGACCTCAAGAAGATGGTGGCCTATTCGAGCATCAGCCACATGGGCTTCGTGCTGCTCGGGTTGGCGGCCATGACGCCCATGTCGATGGCGGGCGGGCTCTTCGTCATGATCTCCCACGGGCTCATCAGCCCGATGATGTTCTTCTACGCGGGCACCGTGCTGTACGAGCGCACCCATACCCGGATGCTCGACGAGATGAACGCGCTGTTCACCAAGATGCCGATTGCGGCCACGCTCATGGCGTTTGCCTCTTTCGCCAACCTGGGCCTGCCGGGGCTGTCGGGGTTTGCCGGGGAGTTCTTCACCTTCGTGGGGACCTTCCCGGTCTTGCCGGCGCTGGTCTACATCGGCGTGCTCGGGATGGTGCTGACCGCGGCGTATCACCTGTGGATGATGCAGCGGATCCTCATGGGCGACGCATCGGTTCACGCGGCCGGGCACGCGGATGCGCCAGCGGCCCACGGTGCACCCTCCCCCTCTTCCCACGCAGCGCACGCCGAGGCGCCGGCGCTGCGGCTGCCTGACCTGCGGCTGCGGGAAGCGCTGGTGAGCGCTCCCCTGATGGCGCTCATCGTGCTCTTCGGGGTGGCACCTTCGGTGCTGTTGCGCCTGTTCAACCCGTCGATCCAGGCGCTGCTCAACCGGCTGGGAGGGCTGTGACGGCATGACCGACTGGATGATGGTCCTGCCCCAGCTCCTGCTCACCGCCGGCGGGCTGGCGGTCATCGGGGTGGATCTGGCCGCGAAGCGGCAGGAGCTCTCGGCCCTCACGGCCGGGCTCACCCTGGCCGTCGCCGCGGCGGCGGTGGGAGCGGCCGCCCGCAGGGCGGGGGAAGCGTGGCAGAGCATGCTCGTGGTGGATGGCTTCTCCACCTTCTTCTCCATGCTCTTCCTGGTCACGGGCGCGCTGGTCGTGCTCTTCTCGCTGCCCTACGTGCGAAAGAAGGAGATCCACGCCGGCGAGTTTTACTCGCTGCTGGTCTTCGTGGTCCTGGGCATGACGATGATGGCCTCGTCGCGGGACCTGCTGGTGATCTGGCTGGGGTTGGAGCTGCTCTCCATTGGCTCGTACGTGCTGGCAGGCATGCTCAAGGATGACCCCCGCTCGCTCGAGGCCTCCCTCAAGTACTTCCTCATCGGCGCCATGACGTCGGCGGTGCTGTTGTTCGGGCTTTCGCTCCTGTATGGGGTGTCCGGTGCGACCCACCTGGAGGCGATCCGCCGGGCCGTGGCCGTTGGCGGCCCCTGGAAGAGCGTCGCGCTGGTCGGCATGTGGTTCCTGGCGGTCGGGTTCGGCTTCAAGGTGGCCGCGGTGCCGTTCCACATGTGGGCGCCGGACGTCTATCACGGGGCTCCGACGCCGGTGGCGGCGCTGCTCATCGCCGGCTCGGAGGCGGCCGCCTTCTCGGCGCTCATCCGGGTCTTCAACGAGGCCTTTGCGCCGCTTGCCGCCGACTGGCGCGCGGTCTTCACGGTACTGGCGGTCGCCACCATGACCTACGGCAACGCGGTAGCCCTCGTGCAAACCAGCGCCAAGCGCATGATGGCGTACTCGGCCATCGCTCAGGCCGGTTACGTGCTGGTGGGCATGGCCGTCGGCACCCCGGAGGCGGTGAGCGCCATGCTCTACTACCTGCTGGCCTACGCCTTCATGGTGCTCGGCACTTTTGCGGTCATCGCCTGGCTCTCTTTGTCCAGGCCCGACGAGATGCTGGACGACTTCCAGGGCCTGGGCCGCCGGGTGCCCTGGGTGGCCGCCCTCACGGTGCTCCTGATGCTCTCCTTCATCGGGATCCCGCCGACGGCGGGCTTTGCCGGGAAGTTCTACCTGATCAAGTCGGCCGTGAGTGCCGGCATGGTCTGGCTGGCCGTGGTCATGGTCGTCAACAGCGCGATCTCGGCAGGCTACTACTACGGGATCGTGCGGAGGATGTACCTCGAGGGCGACGCCGTGCGGGAGCGGACGGCCATGCAACAAGCGGCCCCGAGCGCGGCATCGAGTATGCCCCGTCCCATGCAGCTCGCGCTGGTCATCTCGGCGGCGGCCACGGTCCTGCTTCTGCTCTTCCCCCAACCGATCCTGGACTGGCTCGGCCAGGCCCAGCACGTGCTCGCCATGCTACCCTGACGGCCGCCCGCCGTTGCTCGCGGGCGGCCCCGCCGCATGAACGGGGAGATCTCGGGGCGCGTCGGGTCGCCGGTGGGGTTTTTCGTCTCGCCGGGGGATGGTGGACCTGATGGGATTCGAACCCACGACCTCTGCAGTGCGATTGCAGCGCTCTCCCACTGAGCTACAGGCCCACGCGCCATTGGCGTGCCGTCCCCGATTATACACGACCGGGGCCGGTGGGGAAAGGCCCATGCCGGGATAGACTAAGACCCGACATGATCCCGTCGGGTGACGTACTCGCCCTGGCCTTCCCACGGATCGATCGGGCTTTGTTGCTCGGCCCCGGTGCTGCCGGCCCCCTGCGGGCCGCCAAGGGCCTGGGCGCGCCGTTGGAGCGGGGCCTCGTCCACGAGGTCCGGGTCGCCGGCGCCTCGGCTCCCCTTCGCATCGAAGGGTATGCTCCGCCGGGGATACGGTGGCGCGCGGCGTGGCGCCGGGCGCTGCGCTCGCCGGCCGGGGGCACCCATGCCCGCCTCTTCGCCGCCGCGTGGCGGGGGGATGCGCTGCGGCCCCACCCGGGCAAGGACCAGCTCCTCTCCCTTCCTTTCCTGGCCCACCGGTGGCGGACCGCCGGGGTCATCCCCTACCCGCACCAGATCGCCGCGGCCCGCCGGGTGATCTTCGAACTGGGTGGCCGGGCCATCCTGGCCGACGAGGTGGGACTCGGCAAGACCATCGAGGCCGGGCTCGTCCTTCACGAACTCATGCTGCGCCGCCTGGTCATCCGAGCGCTGGTGCTGGTCCCTTCGGGGCTGTGCTGGCAGTGGTACCAGGAGCTCAGGGAGAAGTTCGACCTCCCGGCCGAGCTACAGGCCAGCGAGTGGGACTGGGGCCGGGTGCCCTTGCTGGTGGCCTCCCTCGACACCGCCAAGCGCCCGCCCCACCGGGAGGCCGTCCTCGCGCAGGAGTACGACATGGTGATCGTGGACGAGGCGCACCGCCTGAAGAACGACCGCACCCGCTCCTTCGAACTGGTCGCCGCCACCCGCACGCGCTACTTGCTCCTGGTGACGGCGACCCCGGTCCACAACCACGCCGGCGAACTCCTCTCCCTGGTCCGCCTGGTCTCCGGCCAGCGCGCCATCCGGCTGCCCGCGGCGGCCAGGCGGATGGTGCCGGACGACCCGGCGGCGCACACCCTGCGCCGGGCGGCCCGGTCGGTGATGGTCCGGTACCGGCGCTCCGAGACCCCCATCCCTTTCACGGCCCGCCACCTCCACACCGTGCCGGTCCGCCTGACCCAGCAGGAGGCGGCGCTCTACGCCGACCTCGACCGGTTGGTGATGGAGGAGGCCGGCGGCGGCCGGGCGGGCCACCACGTACTGGCCTTCCTGACCCTCAAGCGGGAGCTGTGCTCGAGCCCGCACGCCCTGGCCGCCAGCCTGCGGCGCATGGTGGCCCACCGCAGCGCATCCCACCTCGTGGCACTGGCGGAGCGGGCCGAGCAGACCCTGCGCTGGGCCAAGGCGGATGCGGCCCTTCGCCTCGTGCGCCGGCTCGGCGACGAGCACGTGCTCCTCTTCACCGAGTACGTGGCGACCCAGCGGGCGCTGGCCGAACGCCTGGCCGAGCTGGGGCGCCCCGTCGTGCTTTTCCACGGGCAGCTGACGCCCATGCAGCGCGACTGGGCCCGGGGAGTCTTCGAGCGCCAGGCCCCTGTCATGGTCTCCACCGACGCCGGCGCCGAGGGCGTCAACTTGCAGTTTTGCCGGCACGTCGTCAACGTCGACTTGCCGTGGAACCCCATGCGCATCGAACAGCGCATCGGGCGCGTCCACCGGCTGGGACAGGCCCGGGACGTCCACATATGGAACCTGGTGGCCCGCTCGACCATCGAGGAGTACGTGGTCTACCTCCTGGTGCAGAAGCTCGACCTGTTCCGCCGCTTCGTCGGGGAACTCGATCGCATCGTGGAAGACGTGCCCGTGGTGGCCCGCCTCGAACGGGATCTCACGCGCCTTTTCACCCGCGCCGCCACGGACGCCATGACCGCGCAGCAAATCCAGCAGGCGCTGCAGCAGCTGGCCGGGGCCTGGCAGGACGCCCTCTCCCGGCTGGACGGCGACGCCGGCGCCGGTCACCCCGGGGCCCCGGCTGCTTCGAAGGGGGCGAGGAGGCGGCGTTGAAGAGACCTCCGTCCTCCCCTGCCACCCGGGGGTGCCGCGACTTCTGCCTGGAGGTGCTCACTCTGGCCGGAGCCCGGGCGATGGCATTGCGCCGGGACGGGCCGAGCATCTACCACGTCGAGCTCCCGGAGGACCTCGCCTGGCAGTGGGGGCACCGGGGGCGGCCCCATCCGCCGCTCGACCTGGTCTTCGACCCGCCTTTGGGCGGCGCCCCGGCCGGCCCGGGCGAGCCGGCGCCGGCTGACGGGCCGGAATGGGTCGAGCCCGGCTCCCGGCGCTTCTGGGACATCTGGCAGCTCTGCCTGCAGCGCGCGCCGTTGGGCGTCTTCCACGAGCCGGCGCCTCAAGGCCCGGCGGCCTACCGGCCGGCTCTTTGGCTGCGTTGCGACGCCGCCTGGGCGGGAGGGCCGCTGGCCGCCGCTCCTCGGCCTCACGGCGCGGTCGTCTGGATATCCCTGGCGCCCGGCACCGCGGGCAAGAGCGAGCAGCCCGCCCACGTCTCCTGGCTGGGGGAGCCTCCGGATCCGTCCCTGCACCCACCGAGTGCCGGCGTCTTACGGGTGGTCTGGGGACGGCCGCCCTCCCGCGCCGCGCGCCGATCGGTCAAGCTGGGACAGGCTTTGGACATGGCGGCGCAGGCCGTCGCCCGGGAGCTCGGGCGGGTCCCCGAGCTGCGCTCCTGGGCGAGGGCGGCCGCGGTGGCGGGTGGAGCGGCCACCTTGCGCCTCGTGCTGGTCCTGGCGGCGCTCACCTACCTGCCGGCGGAGCGGCCATGGCCCCCTCCCGCCCTCCTGCAGCTCGACGATCGGCGAAACGGCGCATTCGCTCCAGCTGCCGGCGCAGGCGCACCTCGAGGTCTGCGGGAAGAGGAGGCCCCATGACCGGGGGAGGCACGGGGATCCGCTCCCCCTCCTTTCCCCCGTCCGGCGTGGCCGCAGGCGGTGGCCCGGGAGGCGGCAGCCCTGCCGCCTCCCCCGGCTCCGCGACCCGGGCCGCAGCAGGCTCCAGGAGAGCCTCGAGGAGTCGCAGCGCCGCCGCCTTGTCGGGCACCCGGCCCCGGGCGGTCGTATCGGGGTCGGTCTGGGACGACGGCGGCAGCGGGGCTCCCACGCACGACGGGCAGCCCGACTCGCACGGGCACCGGGCCACGAGGTCCCGGGCCGCCCGTACGAGTGGCTCCACCGCTTCGAAGGCCTGCCGCGCGAATCCCGCCCCGCCCGGGTGCCGGTCGTACACGTAGACCGCGGGGCCGCCTGCCGGGCCCGTGTCGACCACGGCGCCGACGTCCGGCCCGTCGCACCCGGCAAACAGGGGCAGCACGCCGACCACGGCGTTGGCCACCCCCCACAGGGCGTCCACGGGCTGGGCCCCCATGGCCGTGACCGCCGCCACCGCCCCTGGATCAGGGGTGAGCGCCAGGGCGTTCGTGTAAATCTCCGTGGGCGGAAGCTCCACCCTCCCCCACCCGAGGCTGTCGCGGCTTTCGAAGCGTACCTTCTTGAACATGTAGACCAGCTGCGTGACCACCGCGTCGCCGAACTGGGCGGTGCCCCCGGGAATGCGCCGGGCAAGCAGCGGCCCTGCCTCCACCACCGGGCGAACCCGCTGCTCGGCCACCGCCTGGGTGAAGTAATCGACCCCCTGGCGGCGCACCCACGCTACCTTGGCCTCGAGGTCGAGCCGGTCGACGACGAAGGTCTCCCCCTCGTGGAGGTAGGCAGCTTCAGGATGAAGCTGGAAGAAAGCGCTGGGCTCGTCCAGGCTTCCGATCACCCGGCCTCCCGGCGCGCCTGGGCGCTCGGCCTCCATGATGGTGTAGGTCGCTTCCGAAGCGGTGCGCAGCCCGAAGGCCCCGGCCGGATACCCGGAGCCCTTCCAGCGCCACGTGCGCCCGTCCCAGAAGAGGTCTCCCCCTTCGACCAGCAGCCGCAGCACCGCACCCGCATGAGGGCCGAAGCGATCGAGCTCCTGGGGGCTCAAGGGGAGTTCGTACGCGGCCGCCCGCAAGTGCCCCAGGATGACCTGGGGGTTGTCGGGGTCGAGGACCCCCGGTTCGCTGGCGCGGCCCCACAGGTACTCCGGGTGGTTCGCCAGATACTGGTCCACCGGCGACTCGTGGGCGACCAGCACCGCCAGCCCGGTCTCCTGCTTGCGCCCCGCCCGGCCCGCCTGCTGCCGGACCGAGGCGATGGAGCCGGGGTAACCGACCAGGATGGCCGCCTCCAGCGCCCCCACATCGATGCCGAGCTCCAGGGCGCTGGTGCTGCACACCCCCAGAAGCTCCCCCTGAAAGAGCCTGCGCTCGATCTCCCGCCGCTCGGCGGCCAGGTACCCG is from Limnochorda sp. L945t and encodes:
- the nuoH gene encoding NADH-quinone oxidoreductase subunit NuoH produces the protein MVAGVIAPPSQWYGLAEDYFVRSGWPLGLLAVAAALVKVLLVLAFVVLNVLFLIWLERKISAWIQNRLGPMRTGPFGLLQTMADALKLLVKEDVIPAGADRWVFVLAPIVTFVPALLIYVVVPFGERLVVQDLNIGVLFVAAMTSAIIPSFLMAGWSSNNKWSVFGALRSAAQLVSYEVPLVLAVVAVVMLTGSLSLVDIVEAQRRWGWFILLQPLGFLVYYTAALAEANRAPFDLIEAESELVAGFNTEYSGIRWAIFFLAEYANLLSGSAIAATLYLGGWNGPWLPPFVWFLIKTYFFVFLAMWIRWTVPRIRVDQLMNLGWKVLLPLSLVNLALTGVYVMVR
- a CDS encoding NuoI/complex I 23 kDa subunit family protein produces the protein MNFLRVTGVALWNTLVGMGVTIRNMLFRPRITIQYPDERHDLPVGTRGIPVLLSDEQGELKCVVCELCEKICPVHIIEIKWHRDEQSRKKVLDEFNLDASRCMYCGLCAEVCPAEAIAMSDHYEMAEYELSSLVYDKEKLQQLGLPQKTPIINFGVKTEGQPVKR
- a CDS encoding NADH-quinone oxidoreductase subunit J, encoding MSAIQVIYLLVTAATLLCGYGVVASSRLMHSALWLGATFVGMAAIFVLLDADFLAAAQILIYVGAITTMILFGIMLSDIRDLRPEPGAPVWTRLLRLVLSPRRGLLPLLAAVGFTAALWVVTARTPWPAEPAAAPDNVTASIGDVMFSQYVLPFEIASVLLLVALVGAIVLAMREEVRSR
- the nuoK gene encoding NADH-quinone oxidoreductase subunit NuoK, yielding MPLHWVLATSALLFGLGLYGALALHNAVRILMSIELMLNSVNLNLVAFSRYLHPDQPKGLIMAIFIMTVAAAEAAVGLAIFLIIARNRTDVDVDKIHLLKG
- the nuoL gene encoding NADH-quinone oxidoreductase subunit L: MAAVAWLVPLIPAASSLVLAFWGRRLPRQGDWLGIGAVGLSWLLSLGILVDALGGGRAAGAWTWAQFAPAAAGSGSVSVGFLLDPLAAVMLVVVTTVSLAVHVFSAGYMEGDVRYKRYYAMLSFFTFAMLGLVVADNFLLLFIFWELVGLASYVLIGHYYERADARYASIKAFLTTRVGDVAMFAGIMVLFRETGSFHFGTIFQAISAHQVAPATLTLAAVLVFGGAVGKSAQFPLHVWLPDAMAGPTPVSALIHAATMVAAGVYLVARAFGVFVASAEALQVVAWIGGFTALFAATIALVREDIKQVLAYSTVSQLGYMMMGLGVGAYTAGFFHLTTHAFFKALLFLASGSVIYVLHHEQNMHRMGGLARKMPITALTWVVGAAALAGIPPFSGFWSKDEILLAAYHSATPALFWMGLAGAVLTAFYVTRATWMVFFGRPRDQHLYDHAHEAPAVMTWPLVGLAVLAAVAGFWNAPVTHFAFGRFVYFGEPHELPPSGLVTGLAVGGALLGVLGALVIYAWRWIPAEWVVRTLRPVHTLLKHKYYVDEAYHWLFVRGTVALARFLGWFDQVVIDGLVNGAAAFTRGLADGSHFVDQQVIDGTVHLAATSTVAAGNQLRRAQVGYVQAYALTLFVSVVVGLIIFTMGG
- a CDS encoding complex I subunit 4 family protein encodes the protein MLSLLVFAPLIGSLVLVLMPKDDKPLLRRTALAFSLVPLAVVLVLWTRFDTTVQGMQFVERVPWIPSVGIQYFLGVDGISFPMLIVTALVTTLAILVSFSIEERVKDFMALMLLLETGMLGVFVSLDYFLFYIFWEVVLVPMYFIIGIWGGPRREYAAIKFFIYTLLGSVVMLVGILALYFQSGLGTFDMLEIAEKARLAPTAQYWIFLLLFFGFAVKVPVFPFHTWLPDAHVEAPTGGSMLLAGVLLKMGTYGFYRISYPTLPDAARAFAIVMGVLGVINIIYGALVAMAQKDLKKMVAYSSISHMGFVLLGLAAMTPMSMAGGLFVMISHGLISPMMFFYAGTVLYERTHTRMLDEMNALFTKMPIAATLMAFASFANLGLPGLSGFAGEFFTFVGTFPVLPALVYIGVLGMVLTAAYHLWMMQRILMGDASVHAAGHADAPAAHGAPSPSSHAAHAEAPALRLPDLRLREALVSAPLMALIVLFGVAPSVLLRLFNPSIQALLNRLGGL
- a CDS encoding NADH-quinone oxidoreductase subunit N translates to MTDWMMVLPQLLLTAGGLAVIGVDLAAKRQELSALTAGLTLAVAAAAVGAAARRAGEAWQSMLVVDGFSTFFSMLFLVTGALVVLFSLPYVRKKEIHAGEFYSLLVFVVLGMTMMASSRDLLVIWLGLELLSIGSYVLAGMLKDDPRSLEASLKYFLIGAMTSAVLLFGLSLLYGVSGATHLEAIRRAVAVGGPWKSVALVGMWFLAVGFGFKVAAVPFHMWAPDVYHGAPTPVAALLIAGSEAAAFSALIRVFNEAFAPLAADWRAVFTVLAVATMTYGNAVALVQTSAKRMMAYSAIAQAGYVLVGMAVGTPEAVSAMLYYLLAYAFMVLGTFAVIAWLSLSRPDEMLDDFQGLGRRVPWVAALTVLLMLSFIGIPPTAGFAGKFYLIKSAVSAGMVWLAVVMVVNSAISAGYYYGIVRRMYLEGDAVRERTAMQQAAPSAASSMPRPMQLALVISAAATVLLLLFPQPILDWLGQAQHVLAMLP
- a CDS encoding DEAD/DEAH box helicase, with the protein product MIPSGDVLALAFPRIDRALLLGPGAAGPLRAAKGLGAPLERGLVHEVRVAGASAPLRIEGYAPPGIRWRAAWRRALRSPAGGTHARLFAAAWRGDALRPHPGKDQLLSLPFLAHRWRTAGVIPYPHQIAAARRVIFELGGRAILADEVGLGKTIEAGLVLHELMLRRLVIRALVLVPSGLCWQWYQELREKFDLPAELQASEWDWGRVPLLVASLDTAKRPPHREAVLAQEYDMVIVDEAHRLKNDRTRSFELVAATRTRYLLLVTATPVHNHAGELLSLVRLVSGQRAIRLPAAARRMVPDDPAAHTLRRAARSVMVRYRRSETPIPFTARHLHTVPVRLTQQEAALYADLDRLVMEEAGGGRAGHHVLAFLTLKRELCSSPHALAASLRRMVAHRSASHLVALAERAEQTLRWAKADAALRLVRRLGDEHVLLFTEYVATQRALAERLAELGRPVVLFHGQLTPMQRDWARGVFERQAPVMVSTDAGAEGVNLQFCRHVVNVDLPWNPMRIEQRIGRVHRLGQARDVHIWNLVARSTIEEYVVYLLVQKLDLFRRFVGELDRIVEDVPVVARLERDLTRLFTRAATDAMTAQQIQQALQQLAGAWQDALSRLDGDAGAGHPGAPAASKGARRRR